In Nycticebus coucang isolate mNycCou1 chromosome 5, mNycCou1.pri, whole genome shotgun sequence, the DNA window ATAGAAAATCCATTTTAAGCACAAAATCCCTAAGGCCACACATGGTTTAAATAAATGAGGATAATGTTCCCTTTCGGTACCTTAACTGATAAATGTGTTAATTTAATTTAAGCTTTGTTGGGACAAAACTGTACTTTTTCTCTAGgtaaaataatgaattatttattgtCTGAGTCCTGACCCAACAATTCTGAGTTAAGAAATGCCCTTTGGGCCTCACTACACTTAGGAGACTAGATACTCACCACATTTGGGTTAAAAGGAGGAGTAATCTTCTTATTAATGAGATCATCCCAGTTAATTAGGGAGAAGAAGACATGACTCTTAATCTCCATCTGTTGAGAAGAAATCCGAGATGAATTTAGACAGGCAAATTCAATAAGGGCAGAGAGGGCTACTGCATGGCCCAGCCAGCCCAGGAGGACAGGAAACCGTCACTCACAAAGTCATCCTTGGCACCAAGCCGCTTTGTCCTGTCCTTCTGCAGGAGGCCTTCCAGGAGGTGCCTTGCAGAATTTGTGATATTTGGTTTCAACTGGAGGGGCTTGTTCAGAATGTTGTCGTACATCTCAGCTGTGTTTCGGCTATAAAAAGGAGgctgaaagaagaggaaaatgattTTATACTTAATTGGAAGTTTTGTACAACACATATTACCCACAGAGATGTAAATGGTAATAATCTAAAGCTAGATTTGAGAGTCTTCCCCTTGAAACGTTCtattcctttgctttttaaatgtctattttgtAAGCCTTATGGGTAGGGGGCAGGGATATGTTAATAATAAGTCATAGTTTTCACCATTACACAGGTTCAATGTAGTCCTATCTAGTAAAAATGTGAGatgtacaaaagaaaaatccaccAGGTAAGGGATTCCTTTTATACTAACATTTTAAACCAATGCCTCTTATCAGCTTTTGATAAACTTGCTGATAAGGACAAGACACCAATAGCCAGGCCTGCTTCTTGGCTTGTGCCCAGAGAAGTGTGCAGTGTTCTAGGGAACGGGGAGAGTGCTTGTGGCTCCCACAATGTGCTACTCACCAGGCCATACAGCATCTCATACAAGACGGCCCCCAGGCACCACCAGTCCACGGTCCGGTCATAAGGCTGCTTATGGAGCACCTCAGGTGCCAAATACTGAAAGACAGAACAGGAACTCAGTTCAGAAGCTGAGACGAAACCAGGTAATCCAAAGATCAGACATCTACTTTGAAAAAGCTGAGGGACCCACAGGAAACTTGGAGGACACCCATCTTTAGATTAGTGCCCGTAAAACTATTCTGCTTTCTGAGGCTGATTGGCTACCTATGGGTACTGACATTTAGGAAGCTACTAAGCACCCAACAGATACCTTACTTGGAGATTTAGTAACCTTTCATGATTTGAATCTGACCAACAGTTGTTGCATCAAACAAATGTATTCTATTTGTGCTGAACTGTACTAAGTTTACTTGTTTGGTAGTTAAAGGCATGATGGCACATTTCTCTCCTGGAAGGAGGAGATGAACTTGGTCAGGGGAGCTCGTACCTCAGGTGTACCACAGAAGGTAGACGTCGTGCCATTGTGCTCAATGTTTTCCTTGCACAGTCCAAAGTCGGTAAGGACAATGTGTCCCTGGGAGTCTAGCAGAATATTCTCAGGTTTTAAGTCTCTATAAAAAAGTGAATGGGAAAGTAATTGCATAAGTTAATTTTATGTCTTAAGAAATCCTTCGTAAAGTTAATTGCTAAAAGTATTAGAAGcattttaaattatgacagtTGCATAGTAAATAAAAGAAGGGCATCCTTGTTCTTCTCATCTAGTCTGGATTAGACACAATCCTACTCGGCTGGTTCTCTGGTGGCATGAAGTTAAGACAGCTCACATGCTCGGGGATCTGGTTTTAGGTGACCAAGtagcacagaaacaaattattttcagGCCCTATTCTAAGAGCTAGTTCTCCTAGATAAAACCAGAAAGGCAGCCTGAAGAATTGGctcatagggtggtgcctgtggctcaaggagtaggatgccggtcccatatgccagaggtggtgggttcaaacccagccctggccaaaaaaaaaaaaaaaagaattggctcACCTATAGACGATGTTCAGAGAGTGCAGGTAACCCAAGGCACTGGCTATTTCAGCAGCATAGAAACGAGCCCGTGGTTCCAGGAAGCAGCGCTCCCTCTGGAGATGATAGAACAACTACAGGAGACAGAACAAAGTTAGTCTGGATTGCTACAGCATTTAATTACTCTTGATACATATAACTAAAAAGAACAATTACAGGAAGTAACCCCAAATAATCTATTAACTTTTTGAAACCTGACAGGTAAAAGGAAATGCTAATTCTGGTTAACTCTCCCCACCTCAAGTTATCTTTggagaaaaaaacccacaacatTCTTCTCAAACTAAAAGCAAGTATTTCCATTCCCCCTGCTTACCTCTCCACCATTAATGTAGTCTAGGACAAAGTACAATTTGTCTGCAGTCTGGAAAGAGAAGTGAAGGCCCACCAAGAAAGGGTGTTTCACATTCTTCAATAAAACATTGCGCTCTGACATAATATGCTTCTCCTAGGAAAAGACAATTAAGATTTAGGGGTAATTTTCAACTTGATGCCAAAAAAAACTCCAAGGTCAAGAGTATTCAAGGAGTGTCTACCTCTAAGATTAACACATAAAGCATATCTCATACCTCCTTCTTTTTCAGGATTGCTTTCTTCTGTAAAACT includes these proteins:
- the SGK1 gene encoding serine/threonine-protein kinase Sgk1 isoform X3, with protein sequence MTVKTEAARGPLTYSRMRGMVAILIAFMKQRRMGLNDFIQKIANNSYACKHPEVQSILKISQPQEPELMNANPSPPPSPSQQINLGPSSNPHAKPSDFHFLKVIGKGSFGKVLLARHKAEEVFYAVKVLQKKAILKKKEEKHIMSERNVLLKNVKHPFLVGLHFSFQTADKLYFVLDYINGGELFYHLQRERCFLEPRARFYAAEIASALGYLHSLNIVYRDLKPENILLDSQGHIVLTDFGLCKENIEHNGTTSTFCGTPEYLAPEVLHKQPYDRTVDWWCLGAVLYEMLYGLPPFYSRNTAEMYDNILNKPLQLKPNITNSARHLLEGLLQKDRTKRLGAKDDFMEIKSHVFFSLINWDDLINKKITPPFNPNVSGPSDLRHFDPEFTEEPVPNSIGRSPDSILITASVKEAAEAFLGFSYAPPMDSFL
- the SGK1 gene encoding serine/threonine-protein kinase Sgk1 isoform X2; this encodes MGEMQGALARARLESLLRPRHKKRAEAQKRSESFLLSGLAFMKQRRMGLNDFIQKIANNSYACKHPEVQSILKISQPQEPELMNANPSPPPSPSQQINLGPSSNPHAKPSDFHFLKVIGKGSFGKVLLARHKAEEVFYAVKVLQKKAILKKKEEKHIMSERNVLLKNVKHPFLVGLHFSFQTADKLYFVLDYINGGELFYHLQRERCFLEPRARFYAAEIASALGYLHSLNIVYRDLKPENILLDSQGHIVLTDFGLCKENIEHNGTTSTFCGTPEYLAPEVLHKQPYDRTVDWWCLGAVLYEMLYGLPPFYSRNTAEMYDNILNKPLQLKPNITNSARHLLEGLLQKDRTKRLGAKDDFMEIKSHVFFSLINWDDLINKKITPPFNPNVSGPSDLRHFDPEFTEEPVPNSIGRSPDSILITASVKEAAEAFLGFSYAPPMDSFL
- the SGK1 gene encoding serine/threonine-protein kinase Sgk1 isoform X4 — its product is MKEEGIKSPLKAFMKQRRMGLNDFIQKIANNSYACKHPEVQSILKISQPQEPELMNANPSPPPSPSQQINLGPSSNPHAKPSDFHFLKVIGKGSFGKVLLARHKAEEVFYAVKVLQKKAILKKKEEKHIMSERNVLLKNVKHPFLVGLHFSFQTADKLYFVLDYINGGELFYHLQRERCFLEPRARFYAAEIASALGYLHSLNIVYRDLKPENILLDSQGHIVLTDFGLCKENIEHNGTTSTFCGTPEYLAPEVLHKQPYDRTVDWWCLGAVLYEMLYGLPPFYSRNTAEMYDNILNKPLQLKPNITNSARHLLEGLLQKDRTKRLGAKDDFMEIKSHVFFSLINWDDLINKKITPPFNPNVSGPSDLRHFDPEFTEEPVPNSIGRSPDSILITASVKEAAEAFLGFSYAPPMDSFL